A genomic window from Terriglobia bacterium includes:
- a CDS encoding cysteine hydrolase, with protein MISPKTVFWEVDVQADFMFPGGRLYIPGAEKIIPNLNRLVEAVRQGRVFLISSADAHNPDDPELREWPAHCLLGTPGADLLPEACAPSRLVIPNQKGFVLPEDLGAYQQVTLQKNTLDVFDNPHTDALLARLNPTASPAFDPNPEFVLFGVATEYCVRCEAEGLLRRGRRVALVTDAVRSLDPDQGRQILASLQSRGARFLTTVEALALVGVSPVPSA; from the coding sequence TTGATCTCACCGAAGACAGTTTTCTGGGAAGTTGATGTGCAGGCCGACTTCATGTTCCCCGGCGGGAGGCTTTACATCCCTGGCGCCGAGAAGATCATCCCCAACCTCAATCGCCTCGTCGAAGCTGTCCGCCAGGGCCGCGTCTTTCTAATTTCTTCGGCCGACGCGCACAATCCGGACGATCCCGAGCTTCGCGAATGGCCAGCCCACTGCCTGCTAGGCACTCCCGGCGCCGACCTCCTGCCGGAAGCATGCGCTCCCAGCCGGCTGGTGATCCCCAACCAGAAAGGATTCGTTCTCCCGGAAGATCTCGGTGCCTACCAGCAGGTCACTCTTCAGAAAAACACACTCGACGTCTTCGACAATCCGCATACCGACGCGCTCCTGGCGCGTCTGAACCCCACAGCTTCGCCCGCCTTCGATCCCAATCCCGAATTTGTTCTCTTCGGCGTGGCAACGGAATATTGCGTCCGCTGTGAAGCCGAAGGCCTGCTGCGCCGGGGCCGCCGCGTGGCACTGGTCACCGACGCCGTGCGCTCCCTCGACCCGGACCAGGGACGCCAGATCCTCGCCAGCCTGCAATCCCGCGGCGCTCGATTCCTCACCACCGTGGAAGCCTTGGCTCTCGTCGGCGTTTCGCCTGTGCCTTCTGCTTGA
- a CDS encoding nicotinate phosphoribosyltransferase: MFPSGLFSGLLTDLYELTMAAGYVQNRFDARATFELFVRHLPPHRNYLVAAGLEQALDFLENVRFSAEEISYVRALPFFRHVHSSFFDYLAQFRFTGDVWALPEGTILFPGEPLLRVTAPIAAAQLVETSLLAVLHFQTLIASKAARVTTAAAGRPVVEFGSRRAHGSEAGVLAARAAFVGGCAGTSNTYAGHRFGIPVYGTQAHSWIMAHDDEAEAFRNFLEVFPEQSTLLVDTYDVRAAIDKIIALGRKPGGIRLDSGDVLADSLWARQRLDSAGWSDVQIFTSGDLDENRIAALLHGGARIDAFGVGTALSTSADAPFIGVIYKLVEVELAGHVRSTAKFSEAKKTYPGRKQVFRFTSAEGTFSGDIIGLEEETFPPADPLLVPVMRQGRRLEAAAQDAAATVRTAQQRFLAARAHLPAPVLALAPADPPFPVSYSARLEELCEQIRQSVVKAARG; this comes from the coding sequence ATGTTCCCGAGCGGACTATTCTCCGGTCTTCTCACCGACCTCTATGAACTCACCATGGCGGCGGGCTATGTGCAGAATCGCTTTGACGCCCGCGCCACCTTCGAGCTCTTTGTCCGTCACTTGCCGCCCCATCGCAACTATCTCGTCGCCGCCGGCCTCGAACAGGCCCTCGACTTCCTCGAAAACGTCCGTTTTTCCGCAGAAGAGATCTCCTACGTCCGCGCCCTGCCGTTCTTTCGCCATGTCCATTCCTCCTTCTTCGACTACCTGGCGCAATTCCGTTTCACCGGCGATGTCTGGGCCCTCCCCGAGGGTACGATCCTCTTCCCCGGCGAGCCCCTGCTCCGCGTCACTGCCCCGATCGCCGCAGCCCAGCTCGTCGAGACCAGCCTCCTCGCCGTACTTCATTTCCAGACCCTGATCGCCAGCAAGGCCGCGCGCGTGACCACCGCCGCCGCAGGCCGCCCCGTCGTTGAATTCGGTTCCCGCCGCGCCCACGGCAGCGAAGCCGGTGTGCTCGCCGCGCGTGCCGCCTTCGTTGGCGGCTGCGCGGGAACGTCGAACACTTACGCTGGCCATCGCTTCGGCATCCCCGTCTATGGCACCCAGGCGCACTCCTGGATCATGGCCCACGACGACGAAGCCGAAGCCTTCCGCAATTTCCTGGAGGTGTTTCCCGAACAGTCCACCCTTCTCGTGGACACCTACGACGTTCGCGCGGCCATCGACAAAATCATTGCCCTCGGCCGCAAGCCCGGCGGCATCCGTCTCGACAGCGGCGATGTCCTGGCCGACAGCCTCTGGGCCCGCCAGCGGCTCGACAGCGCCGGGTGGAGCGACGTGCAGATTTTCACCTCCGGCGACTTGGACGAGAATCGCATCGCCGCCCTGCTGCACGGCGGGGCGCGTATTGACGCCTTTGGCGTCGGCACGGCGCTCTCCACCTCTGCGGATGCCCCCTTCATCGGCGTCATCTATAAGCTGGTCGAGGTCGAGCTCGCTGGCCACGTGCGCAGCACCGCCAAATTCAGCGAGGCCAAAAAAACTTATCCCGGCCGCAAGCAGGTTTTCCGCTTCACCAGCGCAGAGGGAACATTTTCCGGCGACATCATCGGCCTTGAGGAGGAGACATTCCCGCCGGCGGATCCGCTGCTCGTTCCGGTGATGCGTCAAGGCCGGCGCCTCGAGGCCGCTGCGCAAGATGCCGCCGCCACGGTCCGAACGGCTCAGCAACGATTCCTGGCTGCCCGGGCGCACTTGCCCGCTCCCGTCCTGGCGCTGGCCCCGGCCGATCCGCCCTTCCCTGTCTCCTATAGCGCTCGTCTCGAGGAACTGTGCGAGCAGATCCGGCAATCCGTCGTCAAGGCCGCGCGCGGCTGA
- a CDS encoding FAD-binding oxidoreductase — protein sequence MPGSSTKTRWGKPPWTIDFHPARRPLPEEVDFAVIGGGFSGLAAAAWLRRLAPLQSVALFEAASIGAGSSGHTGGVPLAETAAGDLPGLGDVLAGFSGVLCELGVDCDLALPGAWELSRDGGLPNLPVAWADSGMLRVAREVPGGTLDPGKLVSGLARAAQDSGALLFENARVEEIVFEEPLRVRVSGGQLRAQHVLIATNAESLELSGLAGRAQPTFTLAVATEPLTAAQLEALGLLARKPFYTIDLPYLWGRLLATNGVVFGSGLVHLEDWRELAALDIAAGEAAELIARLEQRVRGMHPMLQSVQFTHRWGGPILIAEDRRPVFTRHARSSRVFVLGAYSGHGVALSVHLGRWAAEAMLGRKKLPEWYAA from the coding sequence TTGCCAGGTTCCTCGACAAAAACGCGCTGGGGGAAACCGCCCTGGACGATTGATTTCCATCCGGCACGGCGCCCGCTGCCCGAGGAAGTTGATTTCGCGGTAATCGGAGGAGGTTTCTCGGGCCTGGCGGCTGCGGCGTGGCTGCGGCGTCTCGCTCCGCTGCAAAGCGTCGCTTTGTTTGAAGCCGCATCCATCGGCGCCGGCTCCAGCGGCCATACGGGCGGCGTGCCGCTGGCAGAAACCGCCGCGGGCGATCTCCCCGGGCTCGGCGATGTGCTGGCCGGCTTTTCCGGTGTGCTGTGCGAGCTTGGCGTGGATTGCGACCTCGCGCTTCCCGGGGCATGGGAGCTGAGCCGAGACGGCGGGTTGCCGAATTTGCCGGTCGCCTGGGCGGATTCCGGCATGCTGCGCGTGGCCCGGGAAGTTCCCGGCGGGACGCTAGACCCGGGAAAACTGGTGAGCGGATTGGCGCGCGCCGCGCAGGACTCGGGCGCACTCTTGTTTGAAAACGCACGCGTCGAAGAGATCGTGTTCGAAGAACCGTTGCGCGTGCGCGTTTCCGGCGGGCAACTGCGCGCGCAGCATGTGCTGATCGCCACCAATGCGGAATCCCTCGAGCTGAGCGGTCTGGCGGGTCGTGCGCAGCCCACGTTTACCCTTGCCGTGGCGACCGAGCCGCTCACGGCTGCACAACTGGAGGCTCTGGGACTGCTGGCGCGGAAGCCTTTCTACACGATTGATCTGCCCTATCTCTGGGGCCGCCTCCTGGCCACAAATGGCGTCGTTTTCGGAAGCGGGCTTGTGCACCTGGAGGATTGGCGCGAACTGGCCGCGCTGGACATCGCAGCGGGAGAAGCGGCCGAGCTCATCGCCAGACTCGAACAGCGCGTGCGCGGAATGCATCCCATGCTGCAGTCCGTTCAATTCACGCACCGGTGGGGAGGGCCGATCCTGATCGCCGAGGACAGACGTCCCGTGTTTACGCGGCACGCAAGGAGTTCGCGCGTGTTCGTGCTGGGCGCCTACAGCGGGCACGGCGTGGCGCTCTCCGTCCATCTGGGGCGCTGGGCCGCCGAAGCAATGCTGGGACGGAAGAAACTGCCGGAGTGGTATGCGGCCTGA
- a CDS encoding acyl-CoA dehydratase activase-related protein: MHGHHQTPYMVGIDVGSTTAKAVVVDAATGEIVWQDYQRHATRQPEKTLEFLRRMEAEVGVNQHNTRMFLTGSGGRVLADLLGAKFVQEVTAVALAVEKYHPEVYSVIELGGQDAKIIVFKDDDESGRKKKIPSMNDKCAGGTGAVIDKINAKLKIPPGQLCDQGYHGIKLHKVAGKCGVFAETDINSLQKLGTPPDQLLASLFEAIVLQNLSVLTRGHTLRPHVLLLGGPNTFIRGMQEAWQANIPRMWEERKVELPQGAKPEDLIKVPHNAQYFAALGAIEFGQAEDDCIGCYHGAEKLVHYIQYGRQEEKAKSGSFGLMKGNGELDAFRAKYQRQRFIPASFQKGQVVGGFIGLDGGSTSTKAVLLNEDGDLLCKAYQLSNGNPIQDAIDMFENLRGQVEAQGAKLHVLGVATTGYAKDILKDVLQADVALVETVAHTESALRFYDDPHVIVDVGGQDIKLIILKDGRVKDFKLNTQCSAGNGYFLQSTAEEFGLKVEEFADLAFTAQAMPVFGYGCAVFLQSDIVNYQRQGWRAEEILAGLAAVLPKNVFLYVARIPNLAALGSRFVLQGGTQNNLAVVKAEVDFIRGSFRGAGQEPEIIVHEHCGESGAIGAGLEALRLWRNGMRTTFIGLDAVRSIEYRTTRSEETRCNFCKNTCLRTFIDIRLEQLGSSSVPKVTKVPLLAGEQRLIIATCEKGTVEDLSEMKAIKAGIDQIKDANPNFVDIAAREVFRSRNSKLVADPIPQCAWSKRDQERAALMKNREDLRVGIPRVLNAYVYAPLFNAYLESLGLQPENIVYSDYTTPELYRSGSSRGAIDPCFPAKIAIPHVYDLLQVKHQKKPLQAIFLPMYDVLHSSLVKLTGTNACPTAMATAETVKAAFTKENDLFAELHVKYLNPILNFTDRKLFAFQMYRAWQPILGLSEEENGRAVEAGYQALRDYELSIRARARVVLDQLEREDRIGIVMLGRPYHHDPGLNHGILEEFQKLGYPIFSQNTLPLDEDILERLFGDEVRAGVISHALDISDCWKNSFSCSANHKIWAAKFTARHPNLVALEISSFKCGHDAPIYGVIEGIVEQSGTPYFCFKDLDENKPSGSIRLRVETIDYFLRRYREQIAKRRKVEEEIAAQLAQYAMQLRQQIAQDARQAAAD; encoded by the coding sequence ATGCACGGCCACCACCAGACGCCCTACATGGTTGGAATCGATGTCGGGTCCACGACGGCCAAAGCCGTTGTCGTGGACGCCGCTACCGGCGAGATCGTCTGGCAGGACTATCAGCGCCACGCCACCCGACAGCCGGAAAAAACCCTGGAGTTCTTGCGCCGCATGGAAGCCGAAGTCGGCGTGAACCAGCACAACACGCGCATGTTCCTGACCGGCTCGGGCGGCAGGGTCCTCGCGGATCTCCTGGGCGCGAAATTTGTGCAGGAAGTTACCGCGGTGGCTCTGGCCGTGGAGAAATACCACCCGGAGGTCTATTCCGTCATTGAACTCGGGGGACAGGACGCCAAGATCATCGTTTTCAAGGACGACGACGAAAGCGGGCGCAAGAAGAAGATTCCCTCGATGAACGACAAGTGCGCCGGCGGCACGGGTGCGGTCATCGACAAAATCAACGCCAAGCTCAAGATTCCCCCAGGCCAGCTCTGCGACCAGGGATATCACGGGATCAAGTTGCATAAGGTGGCCGGAAAGTGCGGCGTGTTCGCGGAGACTGATATCAACAGCCTGCAGAAGCTCGGTACGCCGCCCGATCAGTTGCTGGCTTCGCTCTTCGAGGCCATCGTCCTGCAGAATCTGAGTGTACTGACGCGCGGCCACACCCTGCGGCCGCATGTCCTGCTCCTGGGCGGGCCGAATACCTTCATCCGGGGCATGCAGGAAGCCTGGCAGGCGAACATCCCGCGCATGTGGGAGGAGCGGAAGGTTGAGCTTCCCCAGGGCGCGAAGCCCGAAGATCTGATCAAAGTCCCGCACAACGCCCAGTATTTCGCGGCGCTCGGCGCCATTGAATTTGGCCAGGCCGAGGACGATTGCATCGGTTGCTATCATGGCGCCGAGAAACTCGTCCACTACATCCAGTATGGCCGCCAGGAAGAAAAGGCCAAGTCCGGCAGTTTCGGATTGATGAAGGGCAACGGCGAGCTCGACGCCTTCCGGGCGAAATACCAACGCCAGCGCTTTATTCCCGCATCCTTCCAGAAAGGGCAGGTCGTGGGCGGCTTTATCGGGCTCGATGGCGGCTCCACATCCACCAAGGCCGTCCTGCTGAACGAAGACGGCGATCTGCTGTGCAAGGCGTACCAGCTTTCCAACGGCAATCCGATCCAGGACGCCATCGACATGTTCGAAAACCTCCGCGGACAGGTGGAAGCGCAGGGCGCAAAGCTCCACGTTCTGGGCGTGGCGACGACCGGCTATGCCAAGGACATTCTCAAAGACGTGCTGCAGGCCGATGTCGCGCTGGTGGAGACCGTCGCGCACACCGAATCCGCGCTCCGGTTCTACGACGACCCCCATGTGATCGTGGACGTGGGCGGGCAGGACATCAAACTCATCATTCTCAAAGACGGCCGGGTAAAGGACTTCAAGCTCAACACCCAATGCTCGGCGGGCAACGGCTACTTCCTGCAATCCACGGCGGAAGAGTTCGGACTCAAGGTGGAAGAGTTCGCGGATCTGGCTTTCACCGCTCAGGCCATGCCCGTTTTCGGTTATGGCTGCGCCGTGTTCCTGCAGTCGGACATCGTGAACTACCAGCGCCAAGGCTGGCGCGCGGAAGAAATTCTCGCTGGTCTGGCGGCGGTGCTGCCGAAAAACGTCTTCCTCTACGTCGCCCGCATTCCAAACCTGGCGGCGCTCGGTTCGCGCTTCGTCCTGCAAGGGGGGACCCAAAACAATCTAGCGGTGGTAAAGGCGGAGGTGGACTTTATCCGCGGCAGCTTCCGCGGCGCTGGCCAGGAGCCGGAGATCATCGTTCACGAGCATTGCGGCGAGTCCGGCGCAATCGGCGCGGGCCTCGAGGCGCTGCGCCTGTGGCGCAATGGGATGCGCACAACCTTTATCGGCCTCGATGCAGTGCGCAGCATCGAATACCGGACTACACGCAGCGAAGAGACCCGCTGCAATTTCTGTAAAAACACCTGCCTGCGCACGTTCATCGACATCCGGCTGGAGCAGCTCGGCTCTTCCTCCGTCCCCAAGGTGACCAAAGTCCCGCTGCTGGCGGGCGAGCAGCGCCTGATTATCGCCACCTGTGAGAAAGGCACGGTCGAGGACCTCAGCGAGATGAAGGCCATCAAGGCCGGCATCGATCAGATCAAGGACGCCAATCCCAACTTTGTGGACATCGCTGCCCGGGAAGTCTTCCGCTCGCGGAACTCCAAGCTGGTGGCTGACCCGATTCCGCAATGCGCCTGGTCCAAGCGCGATCAGGAGCGCGCCGCGCTGATGAAGAACCGCGAGGACCTGCGCGTCGGGATCCCGCGCGTCTTGAATGCCTACGTTTACGCCCCGCTGTTCAACGCCTACCTGGAAAGCCTGGGCCTGCAGCCGGAGAACATCGTCTATTCGGATTACACCACTCCCGAACTCTATCGCAGCGGCTCCAGCCGCGGGGCAATTGATCCCTGCTTCCCGGCCAAGATCGCTATCCCGCACGTGTATGACCTTCTCCAGGTCAAACACCAGAAAAAGCCCCTCCAGGCGATCTTTCTGCCGATGTATGACGTTCTGCATTCTTCGCTGGTGAAGCTGACCGGAACGAACGCCTGCCCCACCGCAATGGCCACGGCCGAGACGGTGAAGGCCGCGTTCACCAAGGAGAACGACCTCTTCGCTGAGCTCCACGTAAAATATCTGAATCCCATCCTGAACTTTACGGACCGCAAGCTGTTTGCCTTTCAGATGTACCGGGCATGGCAGCCCATCCTGGGCTTGTCCGAGGAAGAAAATGGCCGGGCCGTCGAAGCGGGCTACCAGGCGCTGCGCGATTACGAACTCAGCATCCGCGCGCGGGCACGCGTCGTGCTGGACCAGCTCGAACGCGAAGACCGCATCGGCATCGTCATGCTGGGCCGGCCGTACCACCACGATCCCGGCCTGAATCACGGAATCCTGGAAGAGTTTCAGAAGTTGGGCTATCCGATCTTCTCCCAGAATACATTGCCGCTCGACGAAGACATTCTGGAACGTCTCTTTGGGGACGAGGTCCGGGCAGGGGTGATCAGTCACGCGCTAGATATTTCGGACTGCTGGAAGAACTCCTTTTCCTGCAGCGCAAACCACAAGATCTGGGCGGCCAAATTTACCGCTCGTCACCCCAACCTGGTCGCCCTGGAAATATCGAGTTTCAAATGCGGCCATGACGCACCCATTTACGGCGTGATCGAAGGGATCGTCGAACAATCCGGAACACCCTACTTCTGCTTCAAGGATCTCGACGAGAACAAGCCCTCCGGATCGATCCGGCTCCGCGTGGAGACCATCGATTACTTTCTGCGGCGTTACCGCGAGCAAATCGCCAAAAGGCGCAAGGTGGAGGAGGAAATCGCAGCCCAACTGGCGCAGTACGCGATGCAGTTGCGTCAGCAGATCGCCCAGGACGCACGGCAAGCGGCGGCGGACTAG
- a CDS encoding activator of (R)-2-hydroxyglutaryl-CoA dehydratase, producing the protein MGSIKLMKVDPSAVTPVVDRSAVTLSMKQDQEINKRLAAERLRLRRLAGLDSPAHFHRPLERPFTAEERSRVTILFGGLTWKHEELIRAVFQGSGYRCERLSVPDVAAFQTGKEYGNNGQCNPAYFTVGNLVQHLRSLEASGMSRQQILEDYVFFTAGSCGPCRFGMYEAEYRFALKNAGFDGFRILLFHDSDGLRAASGEPGLKFTVDFGLGMLNALHLGDVMNDVIYQIRPFEMHPGEADRVFTEAMTGLCKTLRERPPFEIMQRAPRWSRGYLQRKKTLRNTLNTLGKIHEHLYGDLYLDALAACMEKLNSIEVDRTRVKPIVKITGEFWAQTTEGDGNFNMFAFLEREGAQVLVEPIATWVAYLLHQAKAHARAKWPVNRPHRNPRFWEWKKHFANQAALRKKLALLGLGETLWYHFYHRVALNLGGITHQLVPQPELAELAHPFYNQFARGGEGHLEVGKNVYYTVHHLCHMVLALKPFGCMPSSQSDGVQSAVINKYKDMIFLPIETSGEGEVNAHSRVQMALGEAKAKAKVEFEKALQSTGKRLDDITNYVAEHSELRRPFYHVPYRPGIAGTAAQYILHVSDCMDASHRSWRRSRLPGTAVVDTG; encoded by the coding sequence ATGGGAAGCATAAAACTCATGAAGGTTGACCCCTCTGCGGTCACCCCTGTCGTTGACCGCTCTGCGGTCACCCTCTCCATGAAGCAAGACCAGGAGATCAATAAGCGCCTGGCTGCCGAAAGGCTTCGTCTGCGTCGTCTGGCCGGATTGGATTCGCCGGCGCATTTTCACCGGCCGCTGGAGCGGCCTTTTACCGCGGAGGAGCGCAGCCGGGTCACGATTCTCTTCGGCGGCCTTACCTGGAAGCACGAGGAACTGATCCGTGCCGTGTTCCAAGGCTCTGGCTACCGCTGCGAACGCCTGTCCGTACCCGACGTCGCGGCCTTTCAGACCGGGAAAGAATATGGCAATAACGGCCAGTGCAATCCCGCCTATTTCACGGTTGGCAATCTGGTGCAGCACCTGCGCTCTCTGGAAGCTTCGGGCATGTCGCGCCAGCAGATTCTCGAAGACTACGTGTTCTTCACCGCCGGCTCCTGCGGCCCGTGCCGCTTCGGCATGTACGAAGCCGAATATCGCTTTGCCCTGAAAAATGCGGGCTTCGATGGTTTCCGCATCCTGCTTTTCCATGACAGCGACGGCCTGCGGGCCGCTTCCGGTGAACCGGGGCTCAAGTTCACTGTGGACTTTGGCCTGGGCATGCTGAATGCCTTGCACCTCGGTGACGTCATGAACGACGTGATCTACCAGATCCGGCCGTTTGAGATGCACCCGGGCGAAGCGGACCGTGTCTTCACCGAAGCCATGACGGGGCTCTGCAAAACGCTTCGCGAGCGGCCGCCGTTCGAAATCATGCAACGCGCTCCGCGATGGTCCAGGGGATACCTGCAGCGAAAGAAAACGCTGCGCAACACGCTGAACACCCTCGGCAAGATTCACGAGCACCTCTACGGGGATCTTTACCTGGATGCCCTTGCTGCGTGCATGGAAAAGCTGAACTCGATTGAAGTAGACCGCACGAGGGTTAAGCCCATCGTAAAGATCACCGGAGAATTCTGGGCCCAGACGACGGAAGGCGATGGCAACTTCAACATGTTTGCCTTCCTCGAGCGGGAAGGCGCGCAGGTGCTGGTGGAGCCGATCGCCACCTGGGTTGCTTACCTGCTGCATCAGGCCAAAGCTCATGCCAGAGCCAAGTGGCCGGTGAACCGGCCGCACCGCAATCCCCGCTTCTGGGAATGGAAGAAGCATTTCGCCAATCAAGCGGCCTTGCGCAAGAAGCTCGCCTTGCTCGGCCTGGGCGAGACGCTGTGGTACCACTTCTACCATCGTGTGGCCCTTAACTTGGGTGGCATCACCCACCAACTCGTTCCGCAGCCGGAACTCGCCGAACTGGCGCATCCTTTCTACAACCAGTTTGCCCGCGGCGGCGAAGGGCATCTAGAGGTCGGCAAAAACGTGTATTACACGGTCCACCACCTCTGCCACATGGTGCTGGCGCTGAAGCCCTTCGGCTGCATGCCTTCCTCCCAGTCGGACGGGGTGCAATCGGCCGTGATCAACAAGTACAAGGACATGATCTTCCTGCCCATCGAGACTTCTGGCGAAGGCGAGGTTAATGCCCACAGCCGCGTGCAGATGGCTCTGGGCGAAGCCAAAGCCAAGGCCAAAGTGGAATTCGAAAAGGCTTTGCAGTCGACCGGCAAGCGCCTGGATGACATTACAAATTATGTCGCGGAGCATTCGGAGTTGCGCCGGCCTTTCTACCACGTGCCCTACCGGCCCGGCATCGCGGGGACTGCAGCGCAGTACATCCTGCACGTGAGCGATTGCATGGACGCCAGCCACCGGTCTTGGCGCCGTTCGCGCCTGCCGGGAACAGCCGTCGTAGACACGGGCTGA